The following coding sequences are from one Chloroflexaceae bacterium window:
- a CDS encoding bifunctional 5,10-methylenetetrahydrofolate dehydrogenase/5,10-methenyltetrahydrofolate cyclohydrolase, which yields MTATLLEGKGLAQQLRAAARAEIVTLTEQLGRAPCLAVIQVEGDLASSRYVRSIGRLCEGAGAAFRLELLPADASLEALLATIDMLNADPSVDGILLQLPLPPHLDTYAAVMALDYRKDIDGVHPINAGLLAQGRPAMVPNTPAGGMALLQHYGVELRGRRAAVVGRSAIVGRPMAHLLTMADATVTLCHSRTVDLGAVLRECEIVCVAVGRPGLITAEMIRPGAVVVDFGTNVREDGSLVGDVDFAGVVEVAGMLTPVPGGAGPVTNAALLGNLVAAARGRAVRSK from the coding sequence ATGACTGCAACGCTGCTCGAAGGCAAGGGCCTGGCCCAACAACTGCGCGCCGCCGCCCGCGCCGAGATCGTCACCCTCACCGAACAGCTTGGTCGCGCTCCGTGCCTGGCAGTGATCCAGGTGGAGGGCGATCTGGCCTCCAGTCGCTATGTGCGGAGCATCGGGCGCCTGTGCGAAGGCGCGGGGGCCGCCTTTCGTCTTGAACTCCTGCCCGCTGACGCGTCCCTGGAGGCCCTCCTGGCAACGATTGACATGCTGAATGCCGATCCGTCAGTGGATGGGATTCTGCTGCAATTGCCTCTGCCGCCCCACCTCGACACCTATGCCGCTGTCATGGCCCTCGACTATCGCAAAGACATTGACGGCGTGCATCCCATCAACGCCGGGTTGCTGGCTCAGGGGCGTCCGGCGATGGTGCCCAACACCCCCGCCGGCGGCATGGCGCTGCTGCAACACTATGGCGTGGAGTTGCGCGGCCGGCGGGCCGCTGTGGTGGGCCGGAGCGCCATCGTCGGGCGCCCGATGGCCCACCTGCTCACCATGGCTGACGCCACGGTGACCCTGTGCCACTCGCGCACGGTCGATCTTGGCGCCGTGCTGCGGGAGTGCGAAATTGTCTGCGTGGCCGTGGGGCGTCCGGGGTTAATCACTGCGGAGATGATCCGTCCCGGCGCCGTGGTGGTTGATTTTGGCACCAACGTGCGTGAGGACGGGAGCCTGGTCGGGGATGTGGACTTCGCTGGCGTAGTCGAGGTGGCCGGGATGCTCACCCCGGTGCCGGGGGGCGCCGGGCCGGTGACCAACGCGGCGCTGCTGGGGAACCTGGTCGCCGCCGCCCGTGGCCGCGCTGTCCGCTCGAAGTGA
- a CDS encoding phosphoribosylamine--glycine ligase — MKILVLGADGRTHALVWKLFNHATAEVLVAPGNGGAVQLAARVDLDPANVVEVARWAFAEQVDLIVPADSGPLRAGLVDEVVAMHIGVCGPAQRTTLIESSRCFARAFLERHSLPLPRGRVCEDLATAEKYLASQPLPVVIKTDDPDGGETVHSDRYAALEALRAAFTTMAGDARGVVIEEYAAGPLVGFSVITDGTTALPLLPVRLYEQLGPEPDSPAAPGMGAVAGNSVYAQKLGTYLHQHIALPIIAGLRQERLPYWGFLGIDCVITGHGPRVTGLRCSLRDMEAQAVLPRLESDLLPLIEAAIARRLDREPPLVWRDEASVALALVPQGYPHHYPLGAAIEGLNEVEEGVLVFHGQTHNPGGLRYAPESRSGLAALLRGPAPASGITLTGGHVVTVVALGATLAGARGRALLNAERIRFPGRIYREDVGAREFGWV, encoded by the coding sequence ATGAAAATCCTGGTGCTGGGCGCAGATGGCCGGACCCACGCTCTGGTCTGGAAACTCTTCAACCACGCGACCGCCGAGGTGCTGGTGGCCCCGGGCAATGGCGGGGCAGTGCAGTTGGCGGCCCGGGTCGATCTCGACCCGGCCAATGTGGTCGAAGTGGCCCGCTGGGCCTTCGCCGAACAGGTGGATCTGATCGTGCCCGCGGACAGCGGCCCCCTGCGCGCCGGGCTGGTGGATGAGGTCGTCGCGATGCACATCGGCGTGTGCGGCCCGGCGCAGCGCACGACGCTGATCGAGAGCAGCCGCTGCTTCGCGCGGGCCTTTCTGGAGCGCCACAGCTTGCCCCTGCCGCGCGGCCGGGTCTGCGAGGATCTTGCCACGGCCGAGAAGTACCTGGCCAGCCAGCCGCTGCCAGTGGTGATCAAAACCGATGATCCGGACGGCGGCGAGACGGTTCACAGCGACCGGTACGCGGCCCTGGAAGCCCTGCGGGCCGCCTTCACTACAATGGCTGGCGATGCGCGCGGCGTGGTGATTGAAGAGTATGCCGCCGGGCCGCTGGTGGGCTTCTCGGTCATTACCGATGGAACCACGGCCCTGCCATTGTTGCCGGTGCGCCTCTACGAGCAGCTTGGCCCTGAACCGGACAGCCCGGCGGCGCCGGGGATGGGCGCCGTCGCGGGGAACTCGGTCTACGCCCAGAAACTGGGGACCTATCTGCACCAGCACATCGCGCTGCCGATCATTGCCGGGTTGCGCCAGGAGAGGTTGCCCTACTGGGGGTTTCTCGGCATAGACTGCGTAATTACCGGGCACGGCCCCCGGGTGACGGGCCTGCGCTGCAGCCTCCGCGACATGGAGGCGCAGGCGGTGCTGCCGCGCCTGGAGAGCGACCTGCTGCCGTTAATCGAAGCGGCGATTGCGCGCCGGCTCGACCGCGAACCGCCGCTGGTCTGGCGCGATGAGGCCAGTGTGGCGCTGGCGCTGGTCCCCCAGGGGTACCCGCATCATTATCCGCTGGGGGCCGCCATCGAGGGGCTGAACGAGGTCGAGGAGGGCGTGCTGGTCTTTCATGGCCAGACTCACAATCCCGGCGGTCTGCGGTACGCGCCGGAGAGCCGGAGCGGACTGGCCGCGCTGTTGCGCGGCCCCGCTCCTGCCAGCGGCATTACGCTCACCGGCGGGCACGTGGTCACGGTGGTGGCCCTCGGAGCCACCCTCGCGGGAGCGCGGGGGCGCGCTCTGCTCAACGCTGAGCGTATTCGCTTCCCCGGACGCATCTATCGCGAGGATGTAGGCGCGCGCGAGTTTGGGTGGGTGTGA
- a CDS encoding phasin family protein translates to MSSAEEIEVNVRQIEEPAPPAEQPIMVLDIMRKLLLAGVGAVALTRDEIEAFLNRLVERGEIAQKDAQRLLDETMAKFRNVGQSRVAQAESQVSSLSVQVENNLEQFLNRLNIPSKRDIDELSAKIAELAARVEELRLVQEQSAKGSSRKNAEVKAEG, encoded by the coding sequence ATGTCATCTGCCGAGGAAATCGAGGTCAACGTCCGGCAGATCGAAGAACCAGCGCCGCCTGCTGAGCAGCCCATCATGGTGCTCGACATCATGCGCAAGCTGCTGCTGGCTGGCGTCGGCGCGGTCGCGCTCACCCGCGACGAGATCGAGGCGTTCCTGAACCGGCTGGTCGAGCGTGGCGAAATCGCCCAGAAGGACGCGCAGCGCCTGCTTGATGAGACGATGGCGAAGTTCCGCAACGTGGGCCAGTCGCGGGTCGCGCAGGCTGAGAGCCAGGTGAGCAGCCTGTCGGTGCAGGTGGAAAATAATCTGGAGCAGTTCCTGAATCGGCTCAACATCCCCTCAAAGCGCGATATTGACGAACTGAGCGCCAAGATCGCCGAACTGGCCGCGAGGGTTGAGGAACTGCGCCTGGTGCAGGAGCAATCGGCCAAGGGGTCTTCTCGAAAAAACGCCGAGGTGAAGGCTGAAGGCTAG
- a CDS encoding pesticidal protein Cry15Aa encodes MHIIKKYANRKLYHTNKKQYITLDGIAKLVQQGEAVQVLDNETGEDITASILAQVVLHTRGRSGLQLPTHMLTGLIQIGGDTLAGVRRALFASFGGDDLVASEIERRITCLVEAGELTADEGERLCQLLLRKEFSQGADQKGAEPVAEVPSRNDVAQLHAQVDALTRAIDELLREKRQQ; translated from the coding sequence ATGCACATCATAAAGAAGTACGCCAACCGCAAGCTGTACCATACCAATAAGAAGCAGTACATCACCCTCGATGGGATTGCGAAACTGGTGCAGCAGGGTGAGGCGGTCCAGGTGCTCGATAATGAGACGGGCGAGGATATAACCGCCAGCATCCTCGCCCAGGTGGTCCTGCATACGCGCGGACGGTCCGGTCTCCAGTTGCCGACCCATATGCTGACGGGTCTGATCCAGATTGGCGGCGACACGCTCGCCGGCGTGCGGCGGGCCCTGTTCGCCTCCTTCGGCGGCGACGATCTGGTGGCGTCAGAGATTGAACGCCGCATTACCTGCCTGGTAGAGGCGGGCGAACTGACCGCCGATGAGGGAGAGCGGCTCTGCCAGCTCCTGTTGCGCAAAGAGTTCAGCCAGGGCGCTGACCAGAAGGGCGCCGAGCCGGTCGCTGAAGTGCCCTCGCGCAATGACGTCGCTCAACTCCACGCTCAGGTTGACGCCCTGACCCGGGCCATCGACGAGTTGCTCCGTGAAAAGCGTCAGCAGTAA
- a CDS encoding patatin-like phospholipase family protein, whose translation MQRSKTALVLAGGGIAGAAYEIGALCAIDQLLEQLSVNEFDIYVGTSAGSLISACLANNISPRTLLSVLESPMLGIEQLEPHHLYSLNVPDLLARIRRLPAAFVEMARRVIAEGGAISLLDLVEALAAGLPTGIYDSLALEGYIRAALSLPGRSNRFADLRRELAIIATDLDTGERAVFGHPPLHEVPISMAVCASAALPLFYRPVRIGDRDYIDGGIRGTASLDVAIECGAELIVCVNPLVPFDNRDHFEGRSFSDEGMTRIGNQVFRTFIHAGLHYHLKQVRRRHPDVDIILIEPNRRDHVMFNDNTMRYKTRMTLARHGFETVASHLNQHYYYYRDMMKRHGIKISNERLNHDLQNLRAAGDDFHAVKAALVSNGSLHTAPAGLALTLAELDRLLTRLEERCIGRAA comes from the coding sequence ATGCAACGTAGCAAGACGGCGCTTGTACTCGCTGGAGGGGGGATTGCCGGTGCAGCCTATGAGATCGGCGCCCTCTGCGCGATAGACCAGTTGCTTGAACAACTCTCGGTCAATGAGTTTGACATCTATGTCGGCACGAGCGCCGGCAGCTTGATCAGCGCCTGCCTCGCGAACAATATCTCTCCCCGCACCCTGCTCTCAGTTCTTGAGAGCCCCATGCTGGGCATTGAGCAACTGGAGCCGCATCATCTCTACTCGCTCAATGTGCCTGATCTGCTAGCCCGGATCCGCCGCCTGCCTGCGGCATTCGTGGAGATGGCCCGGCGGGTGATCGCCGAGGGTGGGGCGATTTCCCTGCTGGATCTGGTTGAGGCCCTGGCGGCCGGCTTGCCGACCGGGATCTACGACTCGCTGGCCCTCGAAGGCTACATCCGCGCCGCCCTCTCGTTGCCCGGACGCTCGAACCGCTTCGCCGACCTGCGCCGGGAACTGGCGATTATCGCCACTGATCTTGACACCGGTGAACGGGCCGTCTTCGGCCATCCGCCGCTCCACGAGGTGCCGATCTCGATGGCCGTCTGCGCCTCGGCGGCTCTGCCGCTCTTCTATCGCCCTGTGCGCATTGGCGACCGGGATTACATTGACGGCGGCATCCGCGGCACCGCCAGCCTCGACGTGGCTATTGAGTGCGGCGCCGAGTTGATCGTTTGCGTTAATCCCCTTGTTCCCTTTGATAATCGCGACCATTTCGAGGGTCGATCGTTTAGCGATGAGGGTATGACCCGGATTGGCAATCAGGTCTTCCGCACCTTTATCCATGCCGGTTTGCACTACCATCTGAAACAGGTGCGCCGCCGCCATCCTGATGTAGATATCATTCTGATCGAGCCGAATCGCCGCGATCACGTGATGTTCAATGATAATACGATGCGCTATAAGACGCGCATGACCCTCGCTCGCCACGGGTTTGAGACGGTTGCTTCACATCTCAATCAGCACTACTACTACTACCGCGATATGATGAAGCGCCACGGGATCAAGATTAGTAATGAGCGGCTCAACCACGATCTGCAGAATCTGCGCGCCGCCGGTGATGATTTCCACGCTGTGAAGGCTGCGCTGGTCTCGAATGGCTCTCTGCATACCGCCCCCGCCGGTCTCGCGCTGACGCTCGCCGAACTCGACCGTTTGCTGACACGCCTCGAAGAACGCTGCATCGGGCGCGCAGCGTAG
- a CDS encoding carboxypeptidase-like regulatory domain-containing protein, translating to MIPVTLEVPPDASHATITGQVTRSDDGYPLQATVTVVGGASASTDAEGRYRLVLPPATAPYTLQATARDYTRLSQQVTPRPGAQITLDFRLDRDVPRLAAETTPRGVALGFAETALETFTLRNEGTRTLTYTVRIPDEAYGVWRSDEPDGPPPAWTAPPPDAVQLRLADDGVSAAVPIGFAFPYRDGIYEAVTIGANGFLSLQPLTGETPFTRACLPLPETAAAAIAPLRVDLDPSRDGAAVSYARLAEGFLVSWVNVPLYSEPTRRLSFQVLLMPDGRISLRYRQVGRLPAAESASYGVQYNYRQAQTLGCGGELDLDDGLTIELRPQTSPSTWLQAEATGGSLTPGMVGAVPVQVRWISPSGAWPASGVVEVRTNDPARPRVRFTVRLSSSEAPYRTFLPWFSSRQ from the coding sequence ATGATTCCCGTGACCCTCGAGGTGCCTCCCGACGCCAGCCATGCCACCATCACAGGGCAGGTCACACGCAGTGATGATGGATACCCCTTGCAGGCAACAGTGACGGTTGTCGGCGGCGCCAGCGCGAGCACCGATGCCGAGGGGCGCTATCGCCTCGTACTGCCGCCTGCGACCGCGCCCTATACCTTGCAGGCCACAGCGCGCGATTACACGCGCCTCAGTCAGCAGGTAACGCCCAGACCCGGCGCGCAGATAACCCTCGACTTCCGCCTCGACCGCGATGTGCCGCGTCTGGCGGCTGAGACGACCCCGCGCGGCGTCGCCCTGGGGTTTGCCGAAACCGCGCTGGAGACATTCACCTTGCGCAACGAAGGCACCCGCACCCTGACGTACACCGTCAGAATCCCCGACGAAGCCTACGGGGTCTGGCGCAGCGATGAACCCGATGGACCGCCGCCAGCGTGGACGGCGCCGCCGCCGGACGCGGTGCAACTCCGCCTCGCCGATGACGGGGTGAGCGCGGCGGTGCCGATCGGCTTCGCCTTCCCGTACCGCGATGGCATCTACGAAGCGGTCACCATCGGCGCGAACGGATTCCTCAGCCTGCAACCCCTTACTGGGGAAACGCCGTTTACGCGCGCCTGCCTGCCTTTGCCGGAAACCGCCGCCGCGGCGATTGCGCCCCTGCGGGTGGACCTCGACCCGTCGCGCGATGGCGCGGCAGTGAGCTATGCGCGCCTGGCCGAGGGCTTCCTGGTCAGTTGGGTGAACGTGCCGCTCTATAGCGAACCGACGAGGCGCCTGAGCTTCCAGGTCTTGCTAATGCCTGACGGGCGCATCAGCCTGCGGTACCGGCAGGTAGGCCGACTGCCGGCGGCTGAGTCGGCGAGCTACGGTGTGCAATATAACTACCGCCAGGCGCAGACGCTCGGCTGTGGCGGCGAGCTGGACCTCGACGACGGGCTAACCATAGAACTGCGTCCACAGACGTCGCCTTCGACCTGGTTGCAGGCTGAAGCGACAGGTGGCAGCCTTACTCCGGGGATGGTGGGAGCCGTGCCGGTGCAGGTGCGCTGGATCTCGCCATCAGGCGCATGGCCGGCCAGTGGCGTCGTCGAGGTGCGGACGAACGATCCGGCGCGGCCGCGGGTACGTTTCACCGTGCGTCTCAGCTCCAGCGAAGCGCCGTACCGAACGTTTCTTCCCTGGTTTTCCAGCCGGCAGTGA
- a CDS encoding hemolysin III family protein produces the protein MLSFDPMNPEENANTITHGVGAVASVIAGATLVGMAAGSGDPWRIVGATVFSIALALLYTASTLFHWEQDHRWKRRYEIIDHCAIFVLIAGTYTPFTLVTLRATVGWPLFTVIWSLAVAGVVFKLIFATRFRLISTLIYIAMGWLIILAAGPMLQALPLPAVILLAAGGIAYTGGTYFFYHERIVYGHAIWHLFVLAGSICHFLAVASQVVR, from the coding sequence ATGCTGAGCTTCGACCCGATGAACCCGGAAGAGAACGCCAACACGATCACCCATGGGGTCGGGGCGGTGGCAAGCGTGATTGCGGGAGCCACCCTGGTGGGCATGGCGGCGGGGAGCGGCGATCCCTGGCGCATTGTCGGCGCGACGGTTTTCAGCATTGCCCTGGCGCTGTTATACACCGCCTCCACGCTCTTCCACTGGGAGCAGGATCATCGGTGGAAGCGACGCTACGAGATTATTGACCACTGCGCGATCTTCGTGCTGATCGCCGGCACCTATACGCCGTTTACGCTGGTAACTCTGCGCGCCACCGTAGGCTGGCCGCTCTTCACGGTGATCTGGAGCCTGGCCGTCGCCGGGGTCGTCTTCAAGCTGATCTTCGCCACGCGCTTCCGGTTGATCTCCACCCTGATCTACATCGCGATGGGCTGGTTGATCATCCTCGCTGCCGGACCGATGCTCCAGGCTCTGCCGCTTCCTGCAGTTATTCTGCTCGCTGCTGGCGGCATCGCCTACACGGGAGGCACATACTTTTTTTACCACGAGCGGATTGTCTACGGGCACGCGATCTGGCACCTGTTTGTGCTGGCGGGAAGCATCTGCCACTTTCTGGCGGTGGCCAGCCAGGTGGTGCGCTAA